A window from Theobroma cacao cultivar B97-61/B2 chromosome 3, Criollo_cocoa_genome_V2, whole genome shotgun sequence encodes these proteins:
- the LOC18604356 gene encoding uncharacterized protein LOC18604356, whose product MCEYIIEHYKRAIRCCKINQCPFISKMPPKTPFPAFQKTTMEPDPWEALDLDASDLPSLLRPCKRKPRYSPPTSPIKNLQPTPNSPPPSSPCLIPGPAGAVQAAMLRKIQNKSNPVGIGEEPLPTQEYIRRAVEDPGADDDDFSRAPWLFALEFIRREGLADDGGTIGTPLSWIKTEPKMGNRKVAQIVAVIKSCTPNGLGDLMVTLKDPTGTIDASIHRKVLVEGGFGKDISVGTVLILQKVSIFSPSRSAHYLNITLSNVVKAISKDSGPPSQQNYPASTVIPTDHGVENSKQPYIQQKVSTLSQERTEGIMNSLRQTGYMRGRVHNDKGIEGNEALGSSCCINERNRNQNAFIGKGHSVRQDILSGLKKAAVLAGTNEYEENVVLEKQSSPRNLAASGNHLESNQSSGGANLVGVASNQKTVTDNGDKKQRRLPISSGSLPQWTDEQLDELFAFD is encoded by the exons atgtgtGAATATATAATTGAGCATTACAAACGGGCTATACGATGTTGTAAAATAAATCAGTGTCCATTTATTTCGAAAATGCCCCCCAAAACTCCATTTCCCGCGTTTCAAAAGACAACAATGGAACCAGACCCCTGGGAAGCTCTTGACCTCGACGCCTCTGACCTCCCTTCCCTCCTCCGCCCTTGCAAACGCAAACCCCGATACTCTCCCCCTACATCTCCTATAAAGAATCTTCAACCCACCCCAAACTCTCCACCGCCCTCTTCTCCGTGCCTCATCCCTGGCCCTGCCGGAGCCGTTCAAGCCGCAATGCTTCGAAAAATTCAGAACAAAAGCAATCCCGTCGGCATTGGCGAAGAGCCCCTTCCAACCCAGGAGTATATTAGGAGGGCCGTAGAAGATCCTGGCGCCGACGATGACGACTTCTCGCGTGCTCCCTGGCTTTTTGCCCTCGAATTTATTCGCCGCGAAG GTTTGGCTGATGATGGCGGGACAATTGGTACTCCTTTGAGCTGGATCAAGACTGAACCTAAAATGGGCAATAGAAAAGTAGCTCAG ATTGTTGCCGTTATCAAATCTTGTACCCCAAATGGTCTTGGTGATCTTATGGTGACTCTCAAG GATCCTACAGGTACAATTGATGCTAGTATTCATCGCAAAGTCCTAGTTGAGGGAGGGTTTGGAAAAGACATATCTGTTGGCACAGTTTTGATATTGCAGAAg gtttcaattttctcacctTCGCGCTCTGCACATTATCTCAATATAACACTCAGCAATGTTGTCAAG GCAATCTCAAAGGATAGTGGGCCTCCATCACAACAGAATTATCCTGCATCAACAGTCATTCCAACCGATCATGGTGTTG AAAACAGTAAACAGCCATATATCCAACAGAAAGTGTCCACTCTGTCACAAGAGAGAACTGAAGGAATTATGAACAGCCTCAGACAGACTGGTTACATGAGAGGGAGAGTGCATAATGATAAAGGAATTGAAGGCAATGAAGCACTGGGAAGCAGCTGCTGTATTAATGAGAGAAATAGAAATCAAAATGCCTTCATAGGGAAGGGTCATTCAGTGAGGCAGGATattcttagtggattgaaaAAAGCTGCAGTACTAGCTGGCACCAATGAGTATGAGGAAAATGTTGTGCTGGAGAAGCAGTCCAGCCCACGGAATCTGGCAGCAAGTGGCAATCACCTGGAAAGCAACCAAAGCAGCGGTGGTGCAAACTTGGTTGGCGTTGCTAGCAACCAGAAGACTGTGACTGACAATGGAGACAAGAAACAACGACGGCTACCAATATCAAGTGGCTCACTTCCACAATGGACTGATGAGCAGTTAGATGAGTTGTTTGCATTTGACTGA